One Flavobacterium sp. 90 DNA segment encodes these proteins:
- a CDS encoding phosphatase PAP2 family protein produces the protein MNTYIINNYSRLRPFLFFLPVFFLAAIVLFLYSRNALSADQYIQIQKDSFYFINHHLGHYPSFEYNLTQIGDALVFLSFLSVLFVYAPKLWEALLSGLLFSLLFSCPLKNLFSVPRPAATFNNDSFFIVGKALCGHNSLPSGHSIVIFTVLTVLFYAFMPQKIKMKILWFFAIVIIGLILGFTRVAVGAHYPLDVIIGGIFGYISGLSGIFISRKFRIFTWIGNKKAYPVFVVLFLICGICLINKIINEDLIIFYLAFISLAVSLYKISIVSLYEFTAVYAKK, from the coding sequence ATGAATACCTACATTATTAATAATTATTCAAGACTTAGACCTTTTCTATTTTTTCTTCCTGTATTTTTCCTAGCCGCAATCGTTTTGTTTTTGTACAGTCGAAATGCTTTAAGTGCAGATCAATATATACAAATTCAAAAAGATAGTTTCTATTTTATAAATCATCATTTAGGACATTATCCAAGTTTTGAATATAATCTGACTCAGATAGGAGACGCTCTTGTTTTTTTATCTTTTTTAAGTGTTTTATTTGTTTATGCTCCAAAATTGTGGGAGGCTTTATTGTCAGGATTGTTGTTTTCTCTTTTGTTTTCTTGCCCGCTTAAAAATCTATTTTCTGTACCAAGACCTGCAGCAACTTTTAATAATGATAGTTTTTTTATCGTTGGTAAAGCATTGTGCGGACACAATAGTCTGCCATCAGGACATTCTATTGTAATTTTTACAGTACTTACAGTTTTATTCTATGCTTTTATGCCTCAGAAAATTAAAATGAAAATTCTGTGGTTTTTTGCCATCGTAATTATTGGATTGATTCTTGGTTTTACAAGAGTCGCTGTGGGAGCGCATTATCCTCTTGATGTTATTATAGGAGGAATTTTTGGATATATCTCAGGATTATCAGGTATTTTTATAAGCCGAAAATTTAGAATCTTTACTTGGATTGGCAATAAAAAAGCCTATCCGGTGTTTGTTGTGTTATTTTTGATTTGCGGTATTTGCCTGATCAACAAAATAATTAATGAAGATTTAATCATCTTTTATTTAGCATTTATTAGTTTAGCCGTTTCACTTTATAAAATTAGTATCGTTTCCCTATATGAATTTACAGCCGTTTATGCCAAAAAGTAA
- the ilvN gene encoding acetolactate synthase small subunit, with amino-acid sequence MKQEYTLTAYTEDQMGLLNKITIMLTRKQINIKSLNISTCEIDKMYRCTLVINETFEIARNIALQIEKIIEVYKCYFSTNEEIAWKQMGLFKVTTSSFINEEHINHLLKKYSARFILIEKDFTVFEATGQEDEINNLTTELKKFGLIEFIKSARIALTLTNESFDI; translated from the coding sequence ATGAAACAAGAATATACTTTAACAGCCTACACCGAAGATCAAATGGGATTACTCAATAAAATAACCATTATGCTTACGCGAAAACAAATCAATATCAAAAGCCTCAATATCTCTACTTGCGAAATTGACAAAATGTACAGATGTACGCTCGTTATAAATGAAACTTTTGAAATCGCCAGAAATATTGCGCTTCAAATCGAAAAAATCATCGAAGTTTATAAATGCTATTTCAGTACAAATGAAGAAATCGCATGGAAACAAATGGGATTATTTAAAGTAACGACTTCCAGTTTTATCAACGAAGAACATATAAATCATTTGCTTAAAAAATATAGCGCCAGATTTATATTAATAGAAAAAGATTTTACTGTATTTGAAGCAACAGGACAAGAAGATGAAATCAATAATCTGACTACCGAATTAAAGAAATTTGGATTAATCGAATTTATAAAAAGCGCCAGAATTGCACTTACTCTGACTAATGAATCTTTCGATATATAG
- the eptA gene encoding phosphoethanolamine--lipid A transferase EptA: MPKSNIKLTHFVLLMSILNFVFFHLPFYTYVFNNIDYKSLSGVILILSLVILMLVLNAFVFYLIFSLSRYLGKFLLVVFFLINAVSVYFVNTYSVIIDETMIGNILNTNYEESSSFFSFKLILYLVFFGILPSIYIIKANIINVALKKFLTLSSLTLLFIVVLVFANASNWLWIDKNSKQLGGLAMPWSYSVNTSLFYIHKAKKNEKEILLPNAVIKDNQKSVVVLVIGESARSENFSLYGYKKNTNPLLSKIPNVFHFNANSCATYTTAGVKCILEHTNSDELYEILPNYLYRNNVDVVWRTSNWGEPPVHIEKYQNRDVLKKDCKGEECNYDEVLLTGLKEQILSSKKNKILIVLHTSTSHGPTYSKKYPPSFETFKPVCNSVELGKCSREELLNAYDNTIVYTDYILSKVIEDLKELKEYKSAMIFVSDHGESLGEKNLYMHGVPISFAPKEQYEIPFIVWVSDNSKQLKPNKTVTQNHVFHSVLNFLNIQSPVYKEEMNIFK; encoded by the coding sequence ATGCCAAAAAGTAACATAAAATTGACTCATTTTGTTTTATTGATGAGTATTTTAAATTTTGTGTTTTTTCATTTGCCTTTTTACACCTATGTATTTAATAATATTGATTATAAAAGCTTAAGCGGTGTTATTCTGATTTTAAGCCTGGTAATTTTAATGTTGGTTTTAAACGCTTTTGTTTTTTACCTGATATTTTCTCTCTCACGTTATCTTGGGAAATTTCTATTGGTTGTTTTCTTCCTGATCAATGCGGTTTCAGTTTACTTTGTTAATACTTATAGTGTTATAATAGATGAAACTATGATTGGGAATATTCTTAATACCAATTATGAAGAATCCAGTAGTTTTTTCTCTTTTAAATTGATTTTATATCTGGTTTTTTTTGGCATACTTCCCAGTATTTACATCATTAAAGCCAATATAATAAATGTTGCTTTAAAGAAATTCTTAACCCTTTCTTCTCTGACTTTATTATTTATTGTTGTTTTGGTATTTGCCAATGCAAGCAACTGGCTTTGGATTGATAAAAACTCCAAACAATTGGGAGGTCTTGCAATGCCTTGGTCATATTCAGTAAATACTTCGCTTTTTTATATTCATAAAGCTAAAAAGAACGAAAAAGAAATTTTATTGCCAAATGCTGTAATAAAGGATAATCAGAAATCAGTTGTGGTTTTAGTTATTGGAGAATCTGCCAGAAGTGAGAATTTTTCTCTTTATGGCTATAAGAAAAACACTAATCCGTTGCTTTCTAAAATACCGAATGTATTTCATTTTAATGCTAATTCCTGTGCGACATATACAACTGCTGGTGTAAAATGTATCCTGGAACATACCAATTCTGATGAATTATATGAAATCTTGCCTAATTATCTTTATAGAAATAACGTCGACGTTGTCTGGAGAACTTCAAATTGGGGAGAACCTCCGGTACATATCGAGAAATATCAAAACCGAGATGTTTTAAAGAAAGATTGTAAAGGCGAAGAATGTAATTATGATGAAGTTCTTCTAACAGGATTAAAAGAACAGATTTTGTCCAGTAAAAAGAATAAAATATTAATAGTTCTTCATACAAGTACAAGCCACGGACCAACTTATAGCAAGAAATATCCGCCATCGTTTGAGACTTTTAAACCGGTTTGTAATAGTGTTGAACTTGGAAAATGTTCTCGCGAAGAACTTTTGAACGCTTACGACAATACGATTGTTTACACAGATTATATTTTATCAAAAGTAATTGAAGACTTAAAGGAGTTAAAAGAGTATAAAAGTGCGATGATTTTTGTTTCAGATCATGGAGAATCTTTAGGAGAAAAAAATCTGTATATGCATGGAGTGCCAATAAGTTTTGCGCCAAAAGAACAATACGAAATCCCTTTTATAGTTTGGGTTTCTGATAATTCAAAACAGCTCAAGCCTAATAAAACCGTTACTCAAAACCATGTTTTTCATAGTGTTTTAAATTTCTTAAACATACAAAGTCCTGTTTATAAGGAGGAAATGAATATTTTTAAATAG
- a CDS encoding HAMP domain-containing sensor histidine kinase, translating to MNKKKLLNKTTNSFLAYAIIILLIAAPLFYYISQQLYIYETDEVLHFHKGAFAKESHKGFTQTDIDLWNKYNHEVMIVPDMGIKKDSIVGKMLYDSIAKEKEPFRVLYAPITINGKKYTYTEKINLVEMEGMVFSIALMFLFIIIILLIGIIWISKATAAKIWSPFYNTLNQIQDFEIDKNKPPHFISTDIDEFDRLNKSLERLIEKNTAIYKSQREFVENAAHELQTPLALFQTKIDTLTQLNLNEEQSCVVSALNTDVSRLNRLNKNLLLLSKIDNETFIEKNTIVINEYIKKHLDFFTEQANAKNLKITTEFTSTLMVTGNPALTEVLINNLFLNAIRHNEKNGEIIITTLENELIFSNTGQDTPLEIEKLFNRFSKTNPSSMGNGLGLAIIKKITKLNQWEINYSFEDNLHNFSVKF from the coding sequence ATGAATAAAAAAAAACTACTCAATAAAACAACCAACAGCTTTCTTGCTTATGCCATCATTATTTTATTGATAGCGGCGCCCTTATTTTATTATATAAGCCAGCAACTTTATATTTACGAAACTGATGAAGTGCTTCATTTTCACAAAGGCGCTTTTGCGAAGGAAAGCCATAAAGGTTTTACTCAAACCGATATTGATTTATGGAACAAATACAATCATGAAGTAATGATTGTGCCTGATATGGGAATCAAAAAAGATTCTATTGTGGGGAAAATGCTCTATGATTCTATTGCAAAAGAAAAAGAACCTTTTCGTGTACTTTATGCTCCTATAACTATAAATGGCAAGAAATATACCTATACCGAGAAAATAAATCTGGTAGAAATGGAAGGAATGGTCTTTAGTATTGCCCTCATGTTTCTCTTTATCATTATTATCCTTTTAATTGGGATTATCTGGATCTCAAAAGCAACTGCGGCTAAAATATGGAGCCCTTTTTATAATACACTGAATCAGATTCAGGATTTTGAAATCGATAAAAATAAACCTCCGCATTTTATTTCTACTGACATCGATGAGTTTGATCGTCTTAACAAAAGTCTCGAAAGACTTATTGAAAAAAATACAGCCATTTATAAAAGTCAAAGAGAATTTGTTGAAAATGCTGCTCATGAACTACAAACTCCACTTGCTTTGTTTCAGACCAAAATTGACACACTGACTCAGCTAAACTTAAATGAAGAACAATCTTGTGTGGTTTCGGCTTTAAATACGGATGTTTCAAGACTAAACAGGCTGAATAAAAACTTATTGCTGCTTTCTAAAATTGACAATGAAACCTTTATTGAAAAAAATACTATTGTAATAAATGAATATATTAAAAAACACTTAGACTTTTTTACGGAACAGGCTAATGCCAAAAATCTAAAAATTACAACCGAGTTTACTTCGACTCTAATGGTTACAGGAAATCCTGCTTTGACAGAAGTGCTTATCAATAATTTATTCTTAAATGCCATTCGTCACAACGAAAAAAACGGAGAAATCATTATTACAACTCTTGAAAATGAATTGATATTTTCGAATACAGGTCAGGATACGCCATTAGAAATTGAGAAACTTTTTAACCGATTTTCCAAAACTAATCCTTCTTCAATGGGAAATGGACTTGGTTTGGCAATCATTAAAAAAATCACAAAACTTAATCAGTGGGAAATAAACTATTCTTTCGAAGATAATTTGCATAATTTTAGCGTCAAATTCTAA
- a CDS encoding response regulator transcription factor yields MKILIIEDELQIAQSIKNYFRSNGIQCETAETYELALNKIDSYDYDCVLLDLMLPDGDGFDILRELKRKNKTDGVIAISAKETLETRLEGFNLGADDFLTKPFHLSELLVRMQALIRRKNFKGSNSITFNEIVIDIFSKSVTVNNIKLDLTKKEIDLLLFLISNENKVLSKGAIAEHLSGDMADMLDNHDFIYAHIKNLKKKLHQAGSGDYIKTVYGLGYKWENE; encoded by the coding sequence ATGAAGATTTTAATTATAGAAGATGAGCTGCAAATTGCTCAAAGCATCAAGAACTATTTTAGAAGCAACGGGATTCAATGTGAAACTGCCGAAACCTATGAATTGGCGCTAAACAAAATTGATTCTTATGATTATGATTGTGTCCTTCTGGATCTGATGTTACCTGACGGTGACGGATTTGATATACTAAGAGAACTCAAAAGAAAAAATAAAACTGACGGAGTAATTGCGATTTCTGCCAAAGAAACGCTTGAAACCCGCCTGGAAGGATTTAATCTTGGTGCCGATGATTTTCTTACCAAGCCTTTTCATCTCTCGGAACTTTTGGTGAGAATGCAGGCTCTTATCAGACGAAAGAATTTTAAAGGAAGCAATAGTATAACTTTCAATGAAATTGTAATTGATATATTTTCTAAATCTGTAACGGTAAACAATATCAAATTAGATCTCACCAAAAAAGAAATAGATTTACTTCTTTTTTTAATTAGTAACGAAAATAAGGTATTATCTAAAGGCGCTATTGCTGAGCATCTTTCCGGAGATATGGCTGATATGCTCGATAATCATGATTTTATTTATGCACATATCAAAAACCTAAAAAAGAAACTCCACCAGGCAGGAAGCGGCGATTACATTAAAACAGTTTACGGTTTGGGATATAAATGGGAAAATGAATAA
- a CDS encoding PepSY-like domain-containing protein has protein sequence MKNSILTFLVLLFSSFAIAQRVSEKDVPNIVKSTFLISYPDQTDVKWEKEKENYEANFIVGKTEHAMLLDSDGNILETEEEISVKKLPAKALAYIQKNYKNKKIKEVAVITDAHGTVTFEAQVTSIDLIFDKQGTYIKSIAD, from the coding sequence ATGAAAAATTCAATCCTAACATTTTTAGTCCTGCTTTTTTCTTCCTTTGCCATAGCGCAGCGTGTAAGTGAAAAAGACGTTCCTAATATTGTAAAATCCACCTTTTTAATTTCCTATCCCGATCAGACCGATGTCAAATGGGAAAAGGAAAAAGAGAATTATGAAGCCAATTTTATAGTTGGTAAAACCGAACATGCGATGCTTTTAGATTCCGATGGAAACATTCTGGAAACCGAAGAAGAAATTAGCGTCAAGAAACTTCCTGCCAAAGCTCTGGCTTACATCCAAAAGAATTACAAAAACAAAAAAATCAAAGAAGTTGCAGTAATAACTGATGCACATGGCACGGTTACTTTTGAAGCTCAGGTAACTTCTATTGATCTGATTTTTGACAAACAAGGAACTTATATTAAAAGCATAGCAGACTAA
- a CDS encoding outer membrane beta-barrel family protein, with protein sequence MKLKIILVLSFLVMKIYNVTAQNNSATISALIKDKTSKTALPYINVVLKTAKDQKMFSGTVTNEEGRFNIPSVPSGNYILEITSIGYKTKSQKVFVGTLSDFLDLNTIDIEEDINTLSEVVVTSKTSEVSAKMDKKVFSVADNITQSGGSVLQSMQSLPGVTLHDGKVQLRGNDKVMVLIDGKQTALTGFGNQSGLDNIPASAIEKIEIINNPSAKFDANGNAGIINIIYKKNKQEGFNGKVGISSGYGALWERKANLPSIRPQYQMTPKMNPSLSLNYRKEKINAYIQADYLYTETLNKNEFVTRTYDDGTIINQQTVRNRHTHFTTLKSGIDWNYNDRNSFSFSGLFGSEKIIDNGDEPFFNQDYSQRLRLWSFLEDELKTTVMASASYEHKFKQPGHKLNAGINYTYHREDEKYLFTNTLPNSIGQDAFKLLSDEKVIDINFDYIKPLKYGRFETGFKFRNREIPTNMQFFPGENSPIDANAGGWANYKEIIPALYSNYIFENDKIEAEIGLRLEYVKLQYDVNPDHPTYKSNGYNYTEPFPNVRFGYKINDKNKITAFYNRRVDRPAEVDIRIFPKYDDAEIIKVGNPALRPQFTSAFEVGYKNTMPKGYFTSSVYYRVINGTIARIATTVPGSTLIYNVFQNADESTSLGIEAIYSQEITSWYSFNINGNLYQNTIDAFTVTNLYPVPSIYNGERQQMVSGNLKWNNTLQFDKTLKGQVSVIYLAPDIIPQGKIDSRFSVDLGIKKTVQKGKGEVFLNATDIFNTLVLRREIKAEGFSYSSKDYYETQVIRFGYSYKF encoded by the coding sequence ATGAAATTAAAGATAATACTAGTATTGTCGTTTCTTGTAATGAAAATTTACAACGTAACGGCGCAAAACAATTCAGCTACAATCTCAGCATTAATTAAAGATAAAACTTCAAAAACCGCACTTCCTTATATTAATGTAGTTTTAAAAACTGCAAAAGATCAAAAAATGTTTTCCGGCACGGTAACTAACGAAGAAGGTCGTTTTAACATTCCTTCCGTTCCATCCGGAAATTATATTCTCGAGATCACTTCTATAGGTTATAAAACCAAATCTCAAAAAGTCTTCGTAGGCACATTATCCGATTTTCTGGATCTCAATACCATCGATATCGAAGAAGATATCAATACTTTATCCGAAGTTGTCGTAACTTCTAAAACTTCAGAAGTAAGTGCCAAAATGGATAAAAAAGTATTTTCTGTTGCCGATAATATTACGCAAAGCGGAGGTTCTGTCCTTCAATCCATGCAAAGTCTTCCAGGCGTTACACTTCATGACGGAAAAGTTCAGCTTCGCGGAAATGATAAAGTAATGGTTCTCATTGACGGAAAACAAACGGCGCTGACAGGTTTTGGAAATCAGTCCGGACTTGATAATATTCCGGCATCTGCAATTGAGAAAATTGAAATTATAAATAATCCTTCTGCAAAATTTGATGCCAACGGGAATGCTGGTATTATCAATATTATTTACAAGAAAAACAAACAGGAAGGATTCAACGGTAAAGTTGGAATCAGTTCCGGATATGGCGCACTTTGGGAACGAAAAGCAAATTTGCCAAGTATTCGCCCGCAATACCAAATGACGCCAAAAATGAATCCGTCGCTTTCGCTAAATTATCGAAAAGAGAAAATAAACGCTTACATTCAGGCAGATTATCTTTATACAGAAACACTTAACAAAAATGAATTTGTAACACGAACTTATGACGATGGGACGATTATCAACCAACAAACGGTCAGAAATCGTCACACTCATTTTACAACGCTAAAATCCGGAATCGACTGGAATTATAATGACCGAAACAGCTTTTCTTTTTCAGGACTTTTCGGAAGTGAAAAAATTATAGACAACGGAGACGAACCTTTCTTTAATCAGGATTATTCCCAGCGTTTACGTCTTTGGTCCTTTCTGGAAGATGAACTCAAAACTACGGTAATGGCAAGTGCTTCTTATGAGCATAAATTCAAACAGCCTGGTCATAAATTAAATGCGGGAATTAATTACACATATCACCGTGAAGACGAGAAATACCTCTTTACCAATACGTTACCAAATTCTATTGGACAAGATGCTTTTAAACTTTTATCTGATGAAAAGGTAATCGATATTAATTTTGATTATATCAAGCCATTGAAATACGGAAGATTTGAAACTGGATTTAAATTCAGAAACAGAGAAATTCCGACCAATATGCAATTCTTTCCCGGAGAGAACTCGCCTATTGATGCCAATGCCGGAGGATGGGCAAATTATAAAGAAATAATTCCTGCGCTTTATTCTAATTATATTTTTGAAAATGATAAAATTGAAGCAGAAATTGGACTTCGATTAGAATATGTAAAACTTCAATATGATGTAAATCCGGATCATCCAACTTACAAAAGCAACGGTTACAATTATACAGAACCTTTCCCGAATGTGCGTTTTGGATATAAAATAAATGATAAGAATAAAATCACGGCTTTCTACAACCGCAGAGTTGACAGACCTGCAGAAGTTGATATTCGTATTTTTCCAAAATATGATGATGCCGAAATTATAAAAGTGGGAAATCCTGCGCTTCGTCCGCAGTTTACCAGCGCTTTTGAAGTGGGTTATAAAAATACAATGCCAAAAGGATATTTTACTTCCTCAGTATATTATAGAGTTATAAACGGAACGATCGCGCGTATTGCAACTACAGTTCCGGGAAGTACGCTGATTTATAATGTATTCCAAAATGCTGATGAAAGTACTTCACTAGGAATCGAAGCCATATATTCGCAAGAAATAACTTCGTGGTATTCTTTTAATATCAATGGAAACTTGTATCAAAATACGATTGATGCTTTTACGGTTACCAATTTATATCCGGTTCCAAGCATTTATAACGGCGAACGTCAGCAAATGGTTTCCGGAAATTTAAAATGGAACAATACACTTCAATTCGATAAAACATTAAAAGGTCAGGTTTCTGTAATTTATTTGGCACCTGATATTATTCCGCAAGGAAAAATCGATTCGAGATTTTCTGTTGATTTAGGAATTAAAAAAACTGTCCAAAAAGGAAAAGGCGAAGTGTTTTTGAATGCTACCGATATCTTTAATACACTGGTTTTACGAAGAGAAATAAAAGCAGAGGGTTTTAGTTATAGTAGTAAGGATTATTATGAAACGCAAGTAATCCGATTTGGATATAGTTATAAGTTTTAA
- a CDS encoding glycosyltransferase family 9 protein gives MKISKKINNFRRKAMRFLTKNIGSSQKDSKKIIDNPSEIKQILICRPNARLGNLLLITPLIKEVSSAFPEAQIDLFVKGGLMPIILKNYTQIGDIIVLPKKPFSNLLAYAKVWFKIASKNYDLAINVDKDSSSGRLGVELSHAAFKFYGDDLNENETKPKDYQHIAKYPVYNFRNFLKSVSVNTSEKSVSKTDLKLDEKELVRGAEILHDKFDNNKPTIAIFTYATGNKCFSEFWWKDFYELLKVKYERDYNILEILPVENVSQINFKATSFYSKDIREIGAVIANTTLFIGADSGIMHLANAVHTPVIGLFSVSNLEKYKPFGNGSQGIDTNIVVSKNQYVLIIDEILMAKKK, from the coding sequence ATGAAAATCTCAAAAAAAATAAACAATTTTCGAAGGAAAGCGATGCGATTCTTAACCAAAAACATTGGTTCTTCCCAAAAAGATTCTAAGAAGATTATAGATAATCCATCAGAGATAAAGCAAATTTTGATTTGCAGACCAAACGCAAGACTTGGAAATCTTTTGCTCATAACTCCTTTAATTAAAGAGGTCAGTTCGGCTTTCCCCGAGGCTCAAATTGACCTTTTTGTTAAAGGCGGTCTGATGCCAATTATCTTGAAAAATTACACTCAGATTGGTGATATTATTGTGCTTCCGAAAAAGCCTTTCAGTAATCTTTTGGCTTATGCGAAAGTTTGGTTCAAAATAGCAAGTAAAAACTATGATCTAGCCATAAATGTAGACAAAGATTCTTCGTCAGGCAGATTGGGTGTTGAACTTTCTCATGCTGCTTTTAAATTTTATGGAGATGATTTAAATGAAAATGAGACTAAACCAAAAGATTATCAGCATATCGCCAAATATCCGGTATATAATTTCAGGAATTTTTTGAAAAGTGTTTCGGTAAATACCAGTGAGAAATCGGTCTCAAAAACCGATCTGAAATTAGATGAAAAGGAACTGGTTCGCGGAGCAGAAATTCTTCATGATAAGTTTGATAATAACAAACCAACAATCGCAATTTTTACTTACGCAACAGGTAATAAATGTTTCTCTGAATTTTGGTGGAAAGATTTTTATGAACTTTTAAAAGTAAAATACGAAAGAGATTATAATATTCTTGAAATTTTACCAGTCGAAAATGTTTCTCAGATTAATTTTAAAGCAACAAGTTTCTACAGTAAAGACATACGCGAAATTGGCGCAGTTATAGCCAACACAACTTTATTTATTGGCGCAGACAGCGGTATAATGCATCTTGCAAATGCAGTTCATACTCCTGTAATCGGATTATTTTCGGTATCAAATCTTGAAAAATACAAGCCTTTTGGCAATGGTTCTCAGGGAATTGATACTAATATTGTCGTTAGTAAAAATCAATATGTATTAATTATTGACGAGATTTTGATGGCGAAAAAGAAGTAG
- a CDS encoding phosphatase PAP2 family protein: MRKTFLLFIVSITAVNAQNKVSDSIVIKDTVQNLKFNYKQLIIPGVLIGYGFIGLESDQLKSFNNNIREEVTEDIDNKITIDDFTQYAPAASVYALNAMGIEGKNNLKDRSIILATSYLIMSTTVFSLKHITHVERPDGTSNNSFPSGHTANAFAGAEFLWQEYKDKSVWYGISGYIVATGTGLFRMYNNRHWLTDVVAGAGIGILSTKAAYWLFPYVKNTFFPSKEKKVTSMIAPFYNGQQVGAGMVVQF; the protein is encoded by the coding sequence ATGCGAAAAACTTTTTTATTATTTATCGTAAGCATAACAGCTGTTAATGCGCAAAATAAGGTGTCGGATTCTATTGTTATTAAAGATACCGTGCAGAATTTGAAATTCAATTATAAACAACTGATTATTCCGGGAGTATTAATTGGATATGGTTTTATTGGTCTTGAAAGTGACCAACTTAAGAGTTTTAATAATAATATAAGGGAAGAAGTAACGGAAGATATTGACAATAAAATTACTATAGATGATTTTACTCAATATGCTCCTGCGGCTTCTGTTTATGCGCTTAACGCAATGGGAATTGAAGGTAAAAACAATCTGAAAGACCGTTCCATAATTCTGGCAACTTCTTATCTAATAATGAGTACTACAGTTTTTTCGCTGAAACATATTACGCACGTCGAGAGACCAGACGGGACATCCAATAATTCTTTTCCTTCGGGACATACCGCGAATGCTTTTGCCGGAGCCGAATTTCTTTGGCAGGAATACAAAGATAAGTCGGTTTGGTACGGAATAAGCGGATACATTGTCGCAACAGGAACAGGATTATTCAGAATGTACAATAACAGACACTGGCTTACGGACGTAGTTGCCGGAGCCGGAATTGGAATCCTGAGTACTAAAGCGGCTTACTGGCTTTTTCCTTATGTAAAAAACACCTTTTTTCCTTCTAAAGAAAAGAAAGTTACCTCAATGATTGCTCCCTTTTATAACGGACAACAAGTAGGCGCGGGAATGGTCGTACAGTTTTAG